Proteins from one Embleya scabrispora genomic window:
- a CDS encoding DUF6299 family protein, whose protein sequence is MMISSGRTAVALSLGFAGLALAFVPVAAQAQAQAQPQARRLPVAGDQVSLDPTVWVTADGTVTISGTYRCSADHAGTVLVGGSVSQAGLHIAMGANAATCDGLTHDWRSSERPPLDFVPGPARGDATLLELRSGEGVVPVLPNVLAQETRDVTITRV, encoded by the coding sequence ATGATGATCAGTTCCGGCCGTACGGCCGTGGCCCTGTCCCTCGGATTCGCCGGGCTCGCACTCGCGTTCGTCCCGGTTGCCGCACAGGCACAGGCACAGGCACAGCCGCAGGCGCGGCGGCTCCCGGTCGCGGGCGACCAGGTTTCGCTCGACCCCACCGTGTGGGTGACGGCCGACGGGACCGTCACCATCTCCGGCACCTACCGCTGCTCGGCCGACCACGCCGGGACCGTGTTGGTCGGTGGCAGCGTCAGCCAGGCCGGCCTGCACATCGCGATGGGTGCGAACGCCGCCACGTGCGACGGCCTGACGCACGACTGGCGCAGCTCCGAGCGGCCCCCGCTCGACTTCGTGCCCGGTCCCGCGCGCGGCGACGCGACGCTGCTCGAACTCCGAAGCGGCGAAGGCGTGGTCCCGGTGCTGCCGAACGTCCTCGCGCAGGAGACCCGCGACGTGACGATCA
- a CDS encoding GNAT family N-acetyltransferase has translation MDDSRVVLRRLDEELLASLLDAAVRGAEPGEVMPVEVGAAGWTADRRAAFLAFHHEWAATPTTYAILVDDVVVGAARLQPTPDGDLETGLWIGREHRGRGVGRAVVALLRAEARAQGAPRVVATTTDTNTAARRLLTGAGAQVRTRATPTPNGDTLEATLDVD, from the coding sequence GTGGATGACTCCCGGGTGGTGCTTCGGCGGTTGGATGAGGAGTTGTTGGCCTCCCTGTTGGATGCGGCCGTGCGCGGGGCCGAGCCGGGCGAGGTGATGCCGGTCGAGGTCGGGGCGGCCGGGTGGACCGCCGATCGACGGGCCGCCTTCCTGGCCTTCCATCACGAATGGGCCGCCACCCCCACCACCTACGCGATCCTGGTCGACGACGTGGTGGTCGGCGCCGCCCGCCTCCAGCCGACCCCGGACGGCGACCTGGAGACCGGCCTGTGGATCGGCCGTGAACACCGGGGCCGAGGCGTGGGCCGCGCCGTCGTCGCCCTCCTGCGCGCCGAAGCGCGAGCCCAGGGCGCACCCCGCGTCGTCGCCACCACGACCGACACCAACACCGCCGCCCGCCGCCTGCTCACCGGCGCCGGCGCCCAGGTGCGCACCCGCGCCACCCCCACCCCCAACGGCGACACCCTCGAAGCCACCCTCGACGTCGACTGA
- a CDS encoding LCP family protein gives MNRGNGPHRGAPGDNDPLGGMDDADVADMWVMNPDTGSFELRAPGGGAVDAPGTTRPRTPGAAGTSEGRRRPSAVEAASGRGTGSDQGAADAPPSASRRRGAGTAPVGRAGARNAAAGKDKAAPKSTVKKRLKWIAITVVGLIVVLAGTAYGYIKYLDSKISTTAKNAGSEGVPKAEEDAFGRRPLNIVLIGNDSRKGLGKKYGASEHTEGLADVTILMHVSADRSNATLVSIPRDTMVQIPKCVVDGKTYPPSNGPQSFNESLANGGPPCTVSTVDKMLGVQVDHYIMIDFTGVKKMTDAVDGVDMCISEPINDPVLPNQQGGTDLKLDAGNQNLSGETALKFLRARHAFGDGSDLARIKAQKAFLMALTRKLKNSASLTNVQGMFKIANIAVESLTVDNGLGGVDKLISLGNQLKKVPEKRMAFTTLPVEEYPPLPKVKVQPKQPEANNLMAMLRTDTAVTKDDKPAEQQPATAPTPEAPKVDPATLKVDVRNGSGVNKRANEVAADLVGRKFVAVSAGNAKDGKTHATSSITYPKGRLDAAKALAAATGLPDSALTESTSTAVTRFELLIGKDYPSTAPPNNAAPPTDPPKNIDMETADKNVCAPKKNR, from the coding sequence GTGAACAGAGGGAACGGGCCGCATCGTGGCGCGCCCGGGGACAACGATCCCCTGGGCGGCATGGACGACGCGGACGTCGCGGACATGTGGGTGATGAACCCGGACACCGGCAGCTTCGAGCTGCGGGCGCCGGGCGGCGGTGCGGTCGATGCCCCCGGCACGACCCGGCCGCGCACCCCCGGCGCGGCGGGTACGTCCGAGGGCCGGCGGCGGCCGTCGGCGGTGGAGGCCGCCTCGGGCCGGGGTACCGGTTCGGATCAGGGCGCCGCCGACGCGCCGCCGTCGGCATCGCGTCGGCGTGGCGCGGGAACGGCCCCCGTCGGGCGCGCGGGCGCCCGGAACGCCGCCGCGGGCAAGGACAAGGCCGCGCCCAAGAGCACGGTGAAGAAGCGGCTCAAGTGGATCGCGATCACCGTGGTGGGGCTGATCGTGGTGCTGGCCGGCACGGCGTACGGCTACATCAAGTATCTGGACAGCAAAATATCCACCACCGCGAAGAACGCGGGCAGCGAAGGCGTCCCCAAGGCCGAGGAGGACGCGTTCGGGCGCCGGCCGCTGAACATCGTGCTGATCGGCAACGACAGCCGTAAGGGTCTCGGCAAGAAGTACGGCGCGTCCGAGCACACCGAGGGCCTGGCCGACGTCACGATCCTGATGCACGTTTCGGCCGACCGCAGCAACGCGACGCTGGTCAGCATCCCCCGCGACACCATGGTGCAGATACCCAAGTGTGTCGTGGACGGCAAGACGTATCCCCCCTCCAACGGGCCGCAGTCGTTCAACGAGAGCCTGGCCAACGGCGGTCCGCCGTGCACGGTGTCCACGGTCGACAAGATGCTCGGGGTCCAGGTGGACCACTACATCATGATCGACTTCACCGGCGTGAAGAAGATGACCGACGCCGTCGACGGCGTGGACATGTGCATCTCGGAGCCGATCAACGACCCGGTGCTGCCGAACCAGCAGGGCGGCACCGACCTCAAGCTCGACGCCGGCAACCAGAACCTCAGCGGCGAGACCGCGCTGAAGTTCCTGCGCGCGCGGCACGCCTTCGGCGACGGCAGCGACCTGGCCCGGATCAAGGCGCAGAAGGCGTTCCTGATGGCGCTCACCCGCAAGCTCAAGAACAGCGCGTCGTTGACCAACGTCCAGGGCATGTTCAAGATCGCCAACATCGCGGTGGAGTCGCTGACCGTGGACAACGGTCTCGGCGGCGTGGACAAGCTGATCTCGCTGGGCAACCAGTTGAAGAAGGTCCCCGAGAAGCGGATGGCGTTCACCACGCTTCCGGTCGAGGAATACCCGCCACTGCCCAAGGTCAAGGTGCAGCCGAAGCAGCCCGAGGCCAACAACCTGATGGCGATGCTGCGTACGGACACCGCGGTCACCAAGGACGACAAGCCCGCGGAGCAGCAGCCGGCGACCGCGCCGACGCCGGAGGCGCCGAAGGTGGACCCGGCCACGCTCAAGGTCGACGTCCGCAACGGCAGCGGGGTCAACAAGCGGGCCAACGAGGTGGCGGCGGACCTGGTCGGCCGCAAGTTCGTCGCGGTCAGCGCGGGCAACGCGAAGGACGGCAAGACCCACGCGACCAGCTCGATCACCTACCCCAAGGGTCGCCTGGACGCCGCCAAGGCCTTGGCCGCCGCAACGGGCCTACCCGACAGCGCCCTGACCGAGAGCACCTCCACCGCGGTAACCCGCTTCGAACTCCTGATCGGCAAGGACTACCCGAGCACCGCCCCGCCCAACAACGCGGCCCCACCCACGGATCCCCCGAAGAACATCGACATGGAAACAGCCGACAAAAACGTCTGCGCGCCCAAGAAAAACCGCTGA